Within the Kingella potus genome, the region GTGTTCGCTGCTTTCGCCGCCGCCGTCTGCTTCGGCCAGGACGCTTTCGCGGATGCCCATCATGCCCAGCACGTTTTCGGCGGTGCGCTGCCGCCAGGAGCTGCCGCTGTAGGCGTTGCGTTTGGTGTTGCGTTGGGAAATCTGGTTGAAAATTTCGATCAGGACGGAAAAACCGATGGCGGCGTAGAGGTAGCCTTTGGGGATATGGAAGTGGAAGGCTTCGGCAATCAGGCTGAAACCGATCATCAGCAGAAAGCCGAGGCAGAGCATGACGACGGTGGGATGGTTGTCGACAAATTCGGTCAGGGCTTTGCTGGCCCACATCATCACGCTCATGGCCACTGCAACGGCGGCCATGGCCACGACAATGTGTTCGACCATGGCCACGGCGGTAATGACCGAATCGATGGAGAATACGGCATCGAGAATCAGGATTTGGGCGACAACGCCCCAAAAGGGGGAGTGTTTTTTGCGGTTGTCGGCCACGGCGAAGTGGTTTGCCCCTTCGAGGCGTTCGTGCAGCTCGGTGGTGGCTTTGTAGAGCAGGAACAGGCCGCCGGCAAACATGATGAGGTCTTTGCCGGACACGGCATATCCGCCCCAATGCATGAAGGGGTCGGTGAGGGTCATGATGTGCGCCATAAAGGCGAGCATGACGATGCGCAGGAGGATGGCGAGCGAAAGGCCGGTGAGGCGGGCTCTGTCGCGTGCTTGGGGTTTGACTTTGTTGGCGAGAATGGCAACGAAAACAAGGTTGTCGATGCCGAGAACGACTTCGAGCAGCAGGAGGGTGGCGAAACCTATCCATGTCTGCGGCTCGGCCAGCCAGCTTAAATCCATGAGTGTGCGTATCCTTGGCGGGGCGGTTTTCAGACGGCCTTTTGCAGGGCGGCAGGCCGTCTGAAAACGGGTTGTGTAAAAACGTGCGATTATATCGTATTTGTGCGTAAAGACGGAATCTGCCTGACAGGCCTGCTCCGGCGGCAGGCCAGCTCATCGGGACAAAACGGAAAATCTGCGGCCGCACCGCCGCCTGTCCCACTGCCTCAATTGCAAAATAAAACGGCGCGGAGGAAGAAAACTGCCGCCCTTATGCCGGTTCGCGGTTTGCGCCCTTGTGTTGTTATGATGGGAATTGTTCCGTTATCATACCCGCACACCGCCGATACACGCACCCTTGCCACCACGCCCGCTGTTTGGGCGATGTCGCAAACGGGGAAAGAAAATATGAAAACGCTGATTTCGACGGTAAGCAAAATAGCCGTGCCGAATACGCTGTCGGTAATATTGTTCCGCTTTGCCTGTCTTGCGTTGTCCGAACCCTTTTATTTTGGCCGGAATTTGCTGCCGTGGGCAGCAGCCTCGAATAGCGGCGCAATGGCAATATCAGGGGCAAGGAGTATGGTGTTTTGCCGGCAATTGGTTTTGCCATGCCGTTTTATAGCGGTTAAGGGATCATCAATCCCTGCATCGGCGCAGAATATGTAAGGCCGTCTGAAAACAGGCATTCTGGGCTGCTTAAAACTTCCCGCCGCTTTATAGGTGCAGAAAAGCCGATACAATGTAAAGTGTTAATAACAGTATGATTTTTCTTATTATTATTTTGATAATTGCAAGCGTTATTGCCTTTTTTGGCTGCCGCTATCTTGCCGCCAAGCAGCCCGAATATCCCAACGCACGGGTATCTGACTGCCACCAAACGCATCGCTTTTTATTATTGGATTATTATTGGATTGGAACATGGTATTTTGGAATAATGTCCTGCTGGTTTCGCTATCAGAATATGAAAAATAATAGCCTTGATTTTAAGAAAAAGGAAAATTTGTATAACAGAACCGCTCTTTTTTCTTGTTTTATTTTGTTTTTGTTATTGGTCGTTTTTAAAAAATAGTCAAACTGCCTATCATGCACACAATTTGGCAATATTTATCCAACATCTACGCAAAATACACCCTACCCTTGTGGGGCATCATGATAACGTTTGCCCTGCACAACATAAGCAGCCGTCTCTTGTTTACGCCTGATGACTACAACTGGCTCACACCGATTATGCTTGTCATCTGCGCGTGCTGCGAAATTTGGATACACCTGCTGGCAGGATATTATGACGACTGATTTTCAGGCTGCCTTGTGAACAAAAATGAACGCCAAAACCATCTTAACCAACTGGGTAGCGAGCTTTCATTTAAGCATCAGCAAATCCAACCCAAACGCGCAGCCAGCCCTGCTTGCCTACACCGCATCGCCCCAAGCCATCTGCCAAGCCAGCCTATCTGGCGAATTGCTGACTTATTACCAACACATCGTTCTGCCGCATTCCTGCTTGTTCGGCAACCGATTTTTCAATATTGAATGGATTGCGCTGGGCGAAGACAGCCGCAACCCCGATTATTTAGGCTTGGATTGCCTGCCCGCATGGCGCGAAAGTTACCAAATTTTCGCGCAAACGCTGGGCGAAGATTTGATTTTTTGCGATATACGCGAAGCACGTTGCCCCGTTTACGGGCTGATTTCGGGCAATGATAGGCTGTTGCTATTAAGCGATTCGCTGTTTGATTTTCTGGCTTTTTATGCCGAATTAACCCGCCTGCAAGCGATAGAATTTAACGGCGCGATTTTTGCCGATGCCCAATTTAATTTGAATCCAGAGTTTGCGAACAGCGTTCGCGCCCGTTTTCAACATTTTTCGCCCGATGCCCAAGCAGGGTTAGCCCGATTTATGTTTTCATGATTTTCGGCATCATCGGATTGCCGCATTTACGCTATTGGGCGGCGGCGTGGGCGGGCTGTCGGTTTTTTCCGCATTGTGGCCGACTTACCAAGGTCTGGCAGATAGTTTTATTGATTCCATACTGTTTTTTTATATGCAGGCGGTTTGATCGGCAGCTGCGCAGGCTGCATTCCTGCCGCCGTGTGCGGCGTGCTGATCGCGCGAGAGCGGCTTACCCGCTCATGGAAAAGCAGCCTGATGGCAGCGGCTTACGGCTCGGTAATCGGTATTGCAGCCGGCACGCTGGTCGGTTTGATGGTTATGAGCCTTATCACGCTGCCGGTTTTTGCCGCAGCGGGCGGACTGTCCGCCGCTATTTTGTCGGCAATTGTCCTGCCCAAAGCGAAATAAGCCGTTTTCAGACGGCCTTTGCCATATAAGCGATATGCCTGCATTGCGATACAGAATATTGTGTGCGGCAAGGCCGTCTGAAAACGGTTAAACTTCAAACTTCATTTTGACAAAAGGCAACATTATGAAAATACGCACCCTTTTTTCAGCCGCCGTATTGGCAGCAATCATACTCAGCCCTGCGGCACAGGCAAAAGGCCGTTCCGGCAATACCGAAAGCCCGCCCGCCAGTACCCGCTCCGCCGCCGGAAAAGCCGACGGCAGCAGCATGGCACGGGCGGTAAAAATCCATGAAAACGATACGGTGCGCGGCATTGCGGCGGAAAACAAATGGATTGCGGAAAACCTGCCGCAATACCGCAAAGTAGGACAGGCTCTGATGCAGGATCAGACCGGAATTTACGACAAAATCACGGTGCAATCTGCCGACGGCAGCACACGCGACGTGTATTTTGAGATTAGTGAATTTTTCGGACGCATAGGCGGCAAATTGCTGCAATAAAATTTCTGCAACTTTTATTTCATACAGGAGAAAAACATGACACAGGAAAAAGACATGGTACAAGCAGCAGATACGGCGCAAGAAACAGATACGGCGCAAGAAACAGATACGGCGCAAGAAGTCAATGCAGGGCAAGAAACAAATAGGACAATATTCATCACCGGCGCATCAGCCGGATTCGGCGAGGCCATGTGCCGCACCTTTGCCGCCGCCGGATTCAAAGTCATCGGCGCGGCACGCCGCATACACAAACTCGAAACCTTGCAGGCCGAGCTGGGCGAACGTTTCCTCCCGCTCGAAATGGACATGACCCGCGCCGAATCCATCGACCACGCCCTGCAAAACCTGCCCGAAGGCTTCGCACAAATCGACTGCCTGATCAACAATGCGGGCTTGGCTTTGGGCTTGGCGCGTGCCGACGAAGCCGATTTTGCCGACTGGCAGACCATGATCCAAACCAACATCACCGGCCTCACCTACCTTACCCGCCAAGTCGTGCCGCAAATGGTTGGACGCAAAAGCGGCTACATCATCAATATCGGCTCGATTGCCGGCAACTACCCCTATCCCGGCGGCAATGTTTACGGCGCAACCAAAGCCTATGTACGCCAGTTCAGCCTCAACCTGCGTGCCGACCTCGCCGAAAGCGGCATCCGTGTGAGCAACATCGAACCCGGTTTGTGCGGCAACACCGAGTTTTCCAACGTGCGTTTCAAAGGCGATAACGAGCGCGCGGCAAAACTCTATGAAAACGTAGAATTTATCCGCCCCCAAGATATTGCCGACACCGCCTTGTGGCTCTATCAGCGTCCCGCGCACATGAATGTCAACACCATCGAAATCATGCCTGTGGCGCAAAGTTTCGGCGCACTGCCCGTTTACCGCGAAGCCCCGCCGCCCGCCCCCGAAGACGGTTTGGCCAAGACCGAAAACGGCTTTGAGAAACAGAGCGTATCGCTGTTCCAACAAATCAAATCGTGGTTTAAATAAACTGCGCAAGCCCCGCACTGACATCAAAAGGCCGTCTGAAAATAATTTTTCAGACGGCCTCTGCCGTTAAAGCAGGGGGTATCGCACAGCAACGCACGCGTTTTTTGCGGTTTGCACGAAAGTTTCCGCGTAAGAAAACGAGGCCGTCTGAAAACACGGATTCGGCGCATCTGAAATACCGTTTGCGTTTTGTTTTTCAGACGGCCTGTCCTCCGCAGCGCAGAACGCCTGCGCTCCAAAACGACACACCCTGCCCATCATGCAAACGGCAGGGCGGCGGCTTTTTATTTGGTTCTCTACAAACAAAGAGGCCGTCTGAAAATACTGTTTTCAGACGGCCTCTTTTACCGTTTATTTCTGCGGCGCGGTTCCGATAATGCAGGAGCC harbors:
- a CDS encoding TerC family protein, encoding MDLSWLAEPQTWIGFATLLLLEVVLGIDNLVFVAILANKVKPQARDRARLTGLSLAILLRIVMLAFMAHIMTLTDPFMHWGGYAVSGKDLIMFAGGLFLLYKATTELHERLEGANHFAVADNRKKHSPFWGVVAQILILDAVFSIDSVITAVAMVEHIVVAMAAVAVAMSVMMWASKALTEFVDNHPTVVMLCLGFLLMIGFSLIAEAFHFHIPKGYLYAAIGFSVLIEIFNQISQRNTKRNAYSGSSWRQRTAENVLGMMGIRESVLAEADGGGESSEHFEENEKSMIRSVLTLAERPIPGVMVPRRDIEKLDISQSREEQRRQLQTTPYSRLLVVGKAGVDEPLGYVSKKDLLNQLLDNGEINILAALRQPLVLPDSTTALNAIELFRQSSADYALVVDEFGAVLGMVTMKDLLETIAGEFPEEFEREEESGQSGGGQADSLIVDGSLEYVELAPQLNLPPQEEDAPFHTVAGLIMEELENLPEVGESADYCGWRFEVLEKEGQRIEKVRISRLPESGQ
- a CDS encoding SDR family NAD(P)-dependent oxidoreductase encodes the protein MCRTFAAAGFKVIGAARRIHKLETLQAELGERFLPLEMDMTRAESIDHALQNLPEGFAQIDCLINNAGLALGLARADEADFADWQTMIQTNITGLTYLTRQVVPQMVGRKSGYIINIGSIAGNYPYPGGNVYGATKAYVRQFSLNLRADLAESGIRVSNIEPGLCGNTEFSNVRFKGDNERAAKLYENVEFIRPQDIADTALWLYQRPAHMNVNTIEIMPVAQSFGALPVYREAPPPAPEDGLAKTENGFEKQSVSLFQQIKSWFK